In Kineococcus rhizosphaerae, the genomic stretch CGCCGCCCCAGCCGAAGATGATGGTCGGGGCCTGGCCGGCGCCGATGGCCGTCTTGATCTTGGCCTTGTAGGCGTCGTTCTGGAACGAGCTCGTCTTGATCTGCTGGTCGTCGTGCGCCTTGTTCCAGTCGTCGACGGCGGTCTGGCGGATGCCCTCCTTGGGCTGACCCGACAGGATCCAGTCGGTGGCGGTGTCGCCCGAGCTCGATCCCGCGGGGCCGGAGTCGCCGCACGACGCCAGCGCGGTCGCGACCAGCGGGGTGGCGGTGGCCAGGGCCAGGAAGGACCGACGCGAAGCGCGGTTGTGATCCACAGTGATCTCCGTTGTGCCGAGCCGCTTCCCTGCGGCTGTCGCTTGCACGACCCCGGGTGGGACCGCGCCGAACGTGATCGAAAAGGTTTCGACCGCGTCGTCTGCGCCGACCATAGGTTGCTCGTCGCCTTTCGGTCAAGCTTGCAGAAAGATCGCCCGGCGAACGGCCCCAAAGCTTGCGGGAGAGCACGATCGGGTCACGATCACGACTCGAAAGTTTTCGAGAAGACCTAGCGGCGAGGACGTCGCAGGCCGTACAGTCGCAGCACGTGAGTCGAGGAGGACCCGTGCTGGACAGTCCACGCGCGCACCACAAGACGACCCTGGCGACCATCGCCGCGAGCGCCGGGGTCTCGATCGCGACCGTCTCCAAGGTCGTCAACGGCCGCGAGGACGTGTCGCCCGAGACCCGCGCCCTCGTCGAGGAGCTGCTCGTCGCCCATGACTACTCACCGCCCTCGGCCCGCCGGCCCAACACGGTCTCCGCGACGGTCGAGTTCCTCATCGACGGTGACTTCTCCTCCTACGCCACGACCGTCGTCGACGGGGTCGTCGACGCCGCGCGCGAGGCCGGGGCGGCCGTCGTCGTGGGCCTGCTGCGCGAGCAGCGCGCGGGCCGCTACCCCGGGCCGCCGCGGTCCTGGGCCCGTTCGCTGGCCCAGGCCGGGCGCACGGGCGTCATCGTCGTGACGGGTGAGCTGACGGGCGCGCACGTGGACGCGCTCGCGGCCGTGAACCTGCCGCTGGTGGTCATCGACCCGCTCAACCTGCCCCGCCGCGAGGTGGCGAGCGTCGGGTCCACGAACTTCACCGGCGGCATGAGCGCCACCAACCACCTGCTGGCGCAGGGCCACCGCAACATCGCCTGGGTGGGCGGACCGCCCGGGTCGCAGTGCAACCAGGCCCGGCTGCACGGCTACCGGGCCGCCATGGAGTCGGCGGGGCTGGCCCCGGACCCGCTCCACATCCTCAACGAGGACTTCCGCTACGACGCCGGACGGCGCCTGGGGCACCGGCTGCTCGCGGGCCCCGACCGCCCGACGGCCGTCGTGGGCGGCTGCGACTCGATCGCCCTGGGCATCATGGAGGCCGCCCGGACCCTGGGTCTGCGGGTGCCCGACGACCTGTCGGTGACGGGCTTCGACGACACCGAGCTGGCGCCGATGGCCGCTCCCCCGCTGACGACGGTGCGCCAGCCGCTGCGCGACATGGGCCGGGTGGCGCTGCGGACCGTGCTGCGGATGGCGAGCGGTGAGCAACTGGACTCCCACCACGTCGAGCTCGCCACCGAACTCGTCGTGCGGGGTTCCACGGCACCCCTGCGCTAGGTAGCGTCGGCCCGTGCGCATGCTGATCGTCACCGCGTTCACCTCCCTCGACGGCGTGGTGGAGGGCCCCGGCGGGGAGCCGGGCTACCGCAACTCCGGCTGGACGTTCCGGGACGTGGCGTTCGACCCCGCGGCCTACGAGATCAAGGGCCGGGAGCAGGAGGAGACGACGGCCCTGCTGCTGGGGCGCACCAGCTACGAGGCCTTCGCCCCCGTCTGGCCGACCATGGACGACTTCGCCGGGTACAACGCGATGCCCCGGTACGTGGTCTCCACGACGCTGGCGGCCCAGGACGACCGGTGGCCGGCGACGATCCTGCGCTCCCTCGACGAGGTCGCGGCGCTGAAGGAGACCGACGGCGGCCCGATCGCGGTGCACGGCAGCGCGACCCTGGCCCGGTCGCTGGCCGACGCCGGTCTCGTGGACCGCTACCACCTGCTCGTCTTCCCCCTGCTCCTCGGTGCCGGGAAGCGGCTGTGGAGCGAGACCGACAAGGACACCCAGAAGCTGTCGGTGCGGGAGTCGCAGACCTACGCCAACGGGATCGTCAAGCTCGTCTACGACGTCGTGCACTGAGACGGCGCCGTGCGCCGGGGCGGCGCCGCTCCTCAGTCGCGCACGACGCCCAGCACCGCCAGGAAGGCCTCGACGTCGGCACCGGACGCGCGCGTGGTCAGCCGCACCCGGCGACCGTCCAGCTGCAGGTCCAGGACGTACCCGCCGAAGCGCGCCCGGCGCGCCACCGCGCGGCGCACCTCGCCGCGCGCGACGGAGGCGACCGCCGGCCCACCGAGCAGCTGGGGCTGGGACAGCCACAGCTCGGTGGCCGAGACCGCGAGCGCTCCCGACGCCCCGAACGTCCCGCCGGTGAGCGGCAGGGAGGCCAGCACGCTCTGCCCGGCGCGGGTCACCGCACCGAGCAGCGCGTCCTCGGCCCCGCTCACCGGGCGGTCCCGTCCGTGAGCCCGGCGGCGAGCGCCCGGCGCAGGTCCGGACGGACGAGCACGTCGACGGCACGCACGAACCCCTCGACGGATCCCGCCCCCAGCGGCAGCGCCCGGACGGCGGGGTCGGTGACGGGGGCGAGCACGTCCTCGGCGAGGTGCTCGACGACGCCGCGGAACGGCCGGTCGTGGAAGGGGCCCGTCGCCCGCGCAGGTCCGCCGAGGACGTCGCGCTGGTGGGCCAGCAGGTCCTCCAGGGCCGCGCACAGCGCGTCCTCGCGCTCGCGCCAGTCCTGCGCCCGCAGCGCCCGGGACAACGCCGGCAGCACCCGCCCGCCGGGAGCGGCCGCAGCCGCCGTCCCGAGCCACTTGGCGTACGGGGCCCAGGTCCGGTCGAGCAGCAGCCCCAGGCGCACCGCCACCTCGCCCAGACGGGCGGCGATCACGCGGGACCCCAGGTCGTCCCCGCGCGAGCCGGTGCGCCCGACGAAGGGCAGTTCCTGCTCGAGCTGCTTCCAGGCGCTGGCCACCAGGTAGCGCCAGACGTCGTCGGGGTACCAGGTCAGCCTGCGCCGCAGCTCCTCCCACCGGCCCTCGTCGTCGGCGAACACGGGGCCGGCGCGCAGTTCCAGCACCGCCTGCCCCGTGAACGACAGCCAGTCGGCCACCGACCAGGGGTCCTGCGGCCCGACGCCGAGGCGGGCGCGGACGAAGTCCTCGACGGTCGCCACCTCGACGCGGTGACGGGCCGAGCCGTCCCAGGTGGTGGGGAACCGGACGGGGTGCCCGGCGAACTCCGCGGGCAGCGCGTCCTGGAGGAACCGCGCGACGGGCGGCCCGGCGGGGACCAGCAGGGTCGTGCGCAGTCCCCAGTCGTGGTCGGCGGAGACGTCGTCGTCGTGGCCCAGGACGTCGGACCCGCCGCCGAAGCGGCCGGCCACGAGGGGCACGTCGCCGAACTCGCCCCGCACGAGGGGTTCGACGACCTCGTGGTGGAAGCGGCGGGCCAGGTCGGCGCCGTTCACCCGGGGGGTGACCAGGCCCGTGACCAGGCCCGTGACGCGGCCCGTCACGAGGTGCGCCGCAGCAGGACGAGCGTCGTGTCGTCGCCCTCGGCACCGGGGACGACGGTCATGAGGCGGTCCACGTAGGACGCCAGGTCGTCCCCGGCGGGGCCGTCCGCGGCGGCGGCGCGCAGCCGCTCGATCGTCTCGTCGAGCGCCACGCCGCGGCGTTCGACGAGCCCGTCGCTGTACAGCAGCACGGCACCGCCCGGCGGGACCTCGACGTCGACGTCCGTGGCCCGTCCGGTGCCGACCCCGAGCAGGGGCCGCGGGGGGACGCGCAGGACCTCGCAGGTGCCGCCGGCGACGAGCAGCGGCGGCGGGTGCCCCGCGCTGGCGAACCGCGCCGTCCCCCGGTCGGGGTCGAGCACGACGATGACGGCCGTGGCCATGTGGTCGCTGAACAGCGTGCCGACGAGGTTGTCGAGCCGGTCGAGGCAGTGGCCCGGGCTGTGCCCCTCGAGCAGGTAGGCCCGCAGCGCCGTCCGCAGCTGAGCCATCGCGGCGGCCGCGTGGACCCCGTGCCCGGCGACGTCGCCCACGACGACCGCGACGCGGCCGTCGGGCAGGTCGAGGGCGTCCCACCAGTCCCCGCCGAGCTGGGACCCCTCGGCGGGGCGGTAGCGGGCCAGGACCTGCAGCCGGTCGAACTCAGGCGCCTCGTCGAGGACGACGGCGCGCTGCAGGGACTCGGCGATGGCGATCTGGTCGCGGGCGCGGCCCAGGACGATGGAGGTGAGCTGGTTGCGCAGCCGTTCGGCGGTGTCGGCGGTCCAGCGCTCCCACGGCAGGCTGCGGCCCCGGACGGTCTCGCGCCACTTCTCGAAGCTCTTGCGGGGGCTGAGCCGGACGTCGGGGCCCTCGGCGGCGGCGAGCTCCTTGTTGTGCGGGTCACCGCCCCAGTCGACGACCTCCTCCTGCTCCGGGCGCACCCACAGCAGCCACCGGTCCGCACCCAGCCCCACCCGCAGGGCCCCGGCGGCCTCGTGTTCGACCTCGGACAGGCTGGGCAGGAGCGAGGCCAGGTGGTCGGTGAACGTCGGCGCCCCGTCCGAGCGCGCGAGCATGGTCGCGACGCGTTGCAGCGCAGCGCGGTGCGGGACCCGCCCGACGGTCAGGACGCGGTCGCCGTCGAACAGCGCGGCCCCGCCGGCGCCGACCAGGTCCAGGAGCCGCTCGTCGGCCACGAGGCTGCTGAGGGGGTCGCGCCCGGAGCTGGACACGTCCGCCACGAGCGCGGCGAGCAGCTCCTGGGAGCGCAGGGCGTCCTCGCGGTCGTCGGAACGCTGCCGGCCCGCGATGAGCTGGGAGGCGGTCTGGCCGAGGAACTCCGCGGCCGAGCGGGCGTCGTAGGACGGCCGGTGCGGGCCGGAGTAGTGGTGGCAGGCGACGAGCCCCCACAGCTGCCCGTCCTGCACCAGGGAGATCGACATGGACGCCGTGACGCCCATGTTCCGCAGGTACTCCACGTGGATCGGGGACACGCTGCGCAGGACCGAGAAGGACAGGTCCAGCGGGGCGCCCGTCACCGGGTCCAGGACGGGGTGCAACCGGGACGGGACGTAGGAGACGTCGGCGATGAGCCGCGTCCAGTTCACGGTGTACAGGCGCCGGGCCTGGGCGGGGATGTCGCTGGCCGGGTAGTGCAGGCCGAGGAAGGCGTTGAGGTCCTCGCGGCGGTCCTCGGCGACGACCTCCCCGTTCCACTGGGCGTCGAACCGGTACACCATGACGCGGTCGAAGCCCGTGAGGCGGCGGACCTCGTGCGCCAGCCGGCGGCACAGCTCGTCCATCGTCGACGTCTCGGACAGCCGGGACACCGCGGCGCGCGCCGACCGGTAGGACACCGCGGAGACGCCCGTGGAGGAACCGACGGGTTCGACCTCGACGACGAGCCGGTCCCCGGACAGGTGCAGCACGACGTCGACGTCGGTGGCCGCCCCCGAGAGCAGGTCCAACCGGGCCCGCAGGGGTTCGGACAGCACCTCGGAGGCCTCGACGTCGAACACGTCGAGGGCGAGCTGGTCGCCCAGGACCTCACCCAGCGGCCGGCCGAGGAGTTCGCCGGCGGGCCGGCCCAGGAACGCGGCGGTCGTCTCGGAGGCGACGACCACCGTGCGGGTGCTCCGGTCGACGGCGAGCAGGAACCCGTGCGGCTGGATCGCGCCCGGCACGTGGATGGGTTCGCGGTCGCAGTTGGTGAGGTCGACCTCGCCGTAGGCCGGGACGTAGGGGCTGACCTCAGTCACGGGCCGGCCCCGCCGCCTGCAGCTCCAGGGGGGCCAGCCAGGTCCGGTAGGCGGAGAACGTGGCGAGCGCGGCGGCGACCAGGGCCGGCACGGCGTCGGGACCGGCGGCCTCGACGGCGGCCGTCGTGTCCCGCCAGCGCCGTCCCGCGCCCTCGCGCCCGGTCAGGGACGTCGTGGCCGTGGCCGGGACCCCGGCCGCGACGACGGCCTCGGCGATGAGCCGGCCGCCGAGCGTCGAGCCGTCGAGGACGTAGCAGACGCCCAGGGCCGTGGCCCGGTCGGGGACGGCCGGGGTGCCGGGGCACTCGGTCAGGGCGTCGAGCTCGGCCGCGGGGACCCCCAGGGCCCGCAGGTCGGCGAGCGCGAGGTCGGCGCGGGCCCGGGCCCGGACGTCGAGAGCGCCGGGGTCCTGCGCGGCCCAGCCGGCGAGGGCTCGTTCCAGGGGCGCGAACAGCCCCCACGTGAGCTCGAGCCACCGGCGGTGCCGGGTGAGGTCCCACGGGCGGTCCAGGACGCCGAGGGAGGAGTCGAGGTCGTGGTGGGCCTGCGTGGTCGCGGCCCGCAACCGGGCCAGGGTGCCCTCGGGGTCACGGCGTCGCACGGGCACGTCGGACAACGTTCCTCCTCCACGGCCCCGCGCAGCGCGGAGCACCGTTCGACGGTAGTCGCACACCGCACGTGGTCCAACACGCTCGGGTTGCCGGGGTCCGCTGCCGGTGGTCCACTTCTAGAAACCACCCGTGGTCGAGCCACGAGCCGCGGAGCCCGAGTCGGTGAGGTGCCTCATGACCATGATGCCGCTCAGTCAACCGCTCGCCGAGCAGGCGCCCGGACGCTCCGACCTCACGGTCGACGTGCGGGACCGTCCGCTGCAGGCCCTGCACGAGGCCTACGAGGAGCGGTGGCGGCTGGTCGCCGCCGCCAGCGTCGAGCATCCCGCCGACGACGAGCTGACCCGCAGCGCCCTGGAGATCAACGACCTGGAGCGGCAGTGCCGACCCCTGCCGCGCGTGCCGCGCCGGGTGGGACCGGACCCGTCGACGTTCCTCGGCTGAGAGGGTTCGGCACGCACCGCCGCGCGTCGCCTGGCACCCTCGGACGAGGACGACCGAGCGGAGGAGGGTGCGGTGGAGGCGGAGGCGCGGGCCGACGTGCGGGCGGACGAGGTCGCGGCGGCGGTCGCCGACGTCGCCGCGGTGCTGGCCGAGCGGGGTGAGCCCCTGGACCTGGCCCACCGGCTGGTGCACCACACGGCGCACCTGCTCTCGGCCAGCGCGGTCGGGTTGCTCGTCGAGGACTCCTCGGGGCGGCTCGAGCTCCTCGCGGCCAGCTCCAGCGAAGCGCTCGTGGTGGAGCTCTTCCAGCTGCAGGACGACGAGGGCCCGTGCCTGGACTGCTACCGCACCGGGGCGCCCACGGCGGAGACGACGGCCGCCGACATGGCCCAGCGGTGGCCGCGGTTCGCGGCCAAGGCCCGCGAGCAGGGGATCGTCGCGGTGCACACCGTCCCGGTGCAGGTCCAGGGGCGCACGATCGGCGCCCTGAACCTCTTCCGCGACCACGAGGGGCCGTTCTCGACGGTGGAGACGGACGTCGCCCACGCCATGGCCTCGTTCGGGGGCATCGGGATCGGGCAGCTGATCGCCTCCGCCGAGGGTGAGCGGTTGCGCGACCAGCTCCAGGAGGCCCTGGACAGCCGCGTCGTGCTGGAGCAGGCGAAGGGCGTCCTGGCGGAGCGGCACCGGATCGGGCCCGAGGAGGCGTTCGGGCAGTTGAGGATGCAGGCGCGCGGTCAGCGGCGCCGGCTGCGGGACGTGGCGGCGGACGTCGTGGCCGACCTCGACCGCGTCCGCGCGGGGCAGGCGTAGGCCCGCCCCGCGGGTCAACGGGACGACCTCACCGCCGGGTCCAGTTCTGCTGGACCAGCCGGTCGACCTCGGACGTGCCGGGGTCGGGACGCTGCAGGTCGCCCAGCAGCGCCGAGGCGAGGTCGAACAGCTTCACGTTGTGCGTCTGCGACACCTCCGACAGCTGCCGGAAGGCGGTGTCCTCGTCGCAGCGGGTGAGCGCCATGATCGCGCCCTTGGCCATGTCGATCACCGGGCGGCGGGTCAGCGCCGTCCGCAGCTGGGTCACCTCGGCCAGCAGCGCCTCGCCGTCCTCGTGCTGGCCCTCGCGCGCGCCGTCCAGTCGGCGCGAACCGTCGTGCATCCTCGTTGCGTCCTCCGGGTGGAGCCGACCCCCCGCCGGTCGGCGGGAGGCGGTTCGCACAGCGAGGTCT encodes the following:
- a CDS encoding LacI family DNA-binding transcriptional regulator; protein product: MLDSPRAHHKTTLATIAASAGVSIATVSKVVNGREDVSPETRALVEELLVAHDYSPPSARRPNTVSATVEFLIDGDFSSYATTVVDGVVDAAREAGAAVVVGLLREQRAGRYPGPPRSWARSLAQAGRTGVIVVTGELTGAHVDALAAVNLPLVVIDPLNLPRREVASVGSTNFTGGMSATNHLLAQGHRNIAWVGGPPGSQCNQARLHGYRAAMESAGLAPDPLHILNEDFRYDAGRRLGHRLLAGPDRPTAVVGGCDSIALGIMEAARTLGLRVPDDLSVTGFDDTELAPMAAPPLTTVRQPLRDMGRVALRTVLRMASGEQLDSHHVELATELVVRGSTAPLR
- a CDS encoding dihydrofolate reductase family protein, encoding MRMLIVTAFTSLDGVVEGPGGEPGYRNSGWTFRDVAFDPAAYEIKGREQEETTALLLGRTSYEAFAPVWPTMDDFAGYNAMPRYVVSTTLAAQDDRWPATILRSLDEVAALKETDGGPIAVHGSATLARSLADAGLVDRYHLLVFPLLLGAGKRLWSETDKDTQKLSVRESQTYANGIVKLVYDVVH
- a CDS encoding DUF4037 domain-containing protein, yielding MTGRVTGLVTGLVTPRVNGADLARRFHHEVVEPLVRGEFGDVPLVAGRFGGGSDVLGHDDDVSADHDWGLRTTLLVPAGPPVARFLQDALPAEFAGHPVRFPTTWDGSARHRVEVATVEDFVRARLGVGPQDPWSVADWLSFTGQAVLELRAGPVFADDEGRWEELRRRLTWYPDDVWRYLVASAWKQLEQELPFVGRTGSRGDDLGSRVIAARLGEVAVRLGLLLDRTWAPYAKWLGTAAAAAPGGRVLPALSRALRAQDWREREDALCAALEDLLAHQRDVLGGPARATGPFHDRPFRGVVEHLAEDVLAPVTDPAVRALPLGAGSVEGFVRAVDVLVRPDLRRALAAGLTDGTAR
- a CDS encoding SpoIIE family protein phosphatase gives rise to the protein MTEVSPYVPAYGEVDLTNCDREPIHVPGAIQPHGFLLAVDRSTRTVVVASETTAAFLGRPAGELLGRPLGEVLGDQLALDVFDVEASEVLSEPLRARLDLLSGAATDVDVVLHLSGDRLVVEVEPVGSSTGVSAVSYRSARAAVSRLSETSTMDELCRRLAHEVRRLTGFDRVMVYRFDAQWNGEVVAEDRREDLNAFLGLHYPASDIPAQARRLYTVNWTRLIADVSYVPSRLHPVLDPVTGAPLDLSFSVLRSVSPIHVEYLRNMGVTASMSISLVQDGQLWGLVACHHYSGPHRPSYDARSAAEFLGQTASQLIAGRQRSDDREDALRSQELLAALVADVSSSGRDPLSSLVADERLLDLVGAGGAALFDGDRVLTVGRVPHRAALQRVATMLARSDGAPTFTDHLASLLPSLSEVEHEAAGALRVGLGADRWLLWVRPEQEEVVDWGGDPHNKELAAAEGPDVRLSPRKSFEKWRETVRGRSLPWERWTADTAERLRNQLTSIVLGRARDQIAIAESLQRAVVLDEAPEFDRLQVLARYRPAEGSQLGGDWWDALDLPDGRVAVVVGDVAGHGVHAAAAMAQLRTALRAYLLEGHSPGHCLDRLDNLVGTLFSDHMATAVIVVLDPDRGTARFASAGHPPPLLVAGGTCEVLRVPPRPLLGVGTGRATDVDVEVPPGGAVLLYSDGLVERRGVALDETIERLRAAAADGPAGDDLASYVDRLMTVVPGAEGDDTTLVLLRRTS
- a CDS encoding biliverdin-producing heme oxygenase; this encodes MSDVPVRRRDPEGTLARLRAATTQAHHDLDSSLGVLDRPWDLTRHRRWLELTWGLFAPLERALAGWAAQDPGALDVRARARADLALADLRALGVPAAELDALTECPGTPAVPDRATALGVCYVLDGSTLGGRLIAEAVVAAGVPATATTSLTGREGAGRRWRDTTAAVEAAGPDAVPALVAAALATFSAYRTWLAPLELQAAGPARD
- a CDS encoding GAF and ANTAR domain-containing protein codes for the protein MEAEARADVRADEVAAAVADVAAVLAERGEPLDLAHRLVHHTAHLLSASAVGLLVEDSSGRLELLAASSSEALVVELFQLQDDEGPCLDCYRTGAPTAETTAADMAQRWPRFAAKAREQGIVAVHTVPVQVQGRTIGALNLFRDHEGPFSTVETDVAHAMASFGGIGIGQLIASAEGERLRDQLQEALDSRVVLEQAKGVLAERHRIGPEEAFGQLRMQARGQRRRLRDVAADVVADLDRVRAGQA
- a CDS encoding ANTAR domain-containing protein — encoded protein: MHDGSRRLDGAREGQHEDGEALLAEVTQLRTALTRRPVIDMAKGAIMALTRCDEDTAFRQLSEVSQTHNVKLFDLASALLGDLQRPDPGTSEVDRLVQQNWTRR